Sequence from the Miscanthus floridulus cultivar M001 chromosome 16, ASM1932011v1, whole genome shotgun sequence genome:
ATCTTCGTCATCCCCCTCATCCTCAACAATCATGTTGTGCATAATGATACAAGCGTTCATGATTTCTCCGAGTGTGTCCTCATCCCACAAACGAGCTGGTCTTCGAACGATAGCAAAGCGAGCTTGTAGAACCCCAAACGCTCTTTCAACATCCTTTCTACATGCTTCTTGTGCCTTAGCAAAATATTTCTTCTTGTTACCTTGAGGTTCTGGTATGGTCTTCACGAAAGTGGCCCAAGATGGATATATGCCATCTGCGAGATAATAACCCATTGTATAATTGTTTCCATTGATGCTATAGTTAACCTGTGGACCCTCACCTTCAGCAAGCCTTGCAAAAACAGGAGATCTTTGGAGAACATTGATATCATTATGTGAGCCTGCCATCCCAAAAAAACCATGCCAAATCCAAAGATCTTTAGAAGCAACCGCTTCTAGTATAATTGTAGGATCCTTTTTGTGCCCCACGTACATACCCTGCCATGCAACAGGGCAATTTTTCCAGGTCCAGTGCATGTAATCTATGGAACCAAGCATACCTGGAAAACCTCTTTTCTCACCAATTGCAAGCAATCTAGCTGTATCATGTTCATTAGGCATTCTCATGTACTCATGACCAAATATATGAACAACAGCTCTGACAAACCTTCTCAAACTCTCTAGAGCTGTACTCTCACCAATACGGACATAGTCATCCGTAGCATCAGCCGCTACTCCATACGCTATCATCCGAAATGCCGCCACAACCTTCTGCAAACAAGATATTCCTAGGGTACCAGCTGCATTTCTCTTTTGCACAAAATAGTCGTCATGCTCCTCGACAGCATTCATTATACGGACAAACACATGACGCCTCATTCGAAATCTATGCAAGAAGACTATTTAATTAGGCGAAAATCGAATGAATTATACAAGGTATAATTGAAAAGAAATAGGGGGTACGTACAAACCTGCGCCTGAAATAATTTGGCCCGTATGTAGGATCATCTGAAAAATAGTCTTGATAAAGTCTCACGTGCCCTGACTGTCTATCACGATTTAATACACGATGTCCCTCAACGGAACCACGATAACGTGGTTCATTGCCAATATCCGTTGCTACTATGTCTGCAGCGGCAATATACAATTCATCGTCATCATCCGAAGATGATGAATCCACCACTTCATTCAGCAGATTGAACTCGGCTTCAGAATCCATTACACATCTACGGCTCCAGGGCGAAGGGATGGATTCACCTGAGAAAATCTGAATGCATGCAGTGCTCACTGCGGTTGCTGCTCGGCTCCACCGTCGCACTGAGCGGCGCGGCCAGGCAGGGACAGCCGTACCAATTGGTGCGCCGCCAAGGGGTAGGCGTGCGTTGAGAACAGAACGGGAGGCTGCCGTGCGTTGCGAGCAGCAGAACGGGAGGCGGCCGTGCGTTGCGAGCAAGCCTGGCGGCGGTGCTGCGTTGCGAACCAGGCCTGGTGGCCATGTACCAACCAACCGTCTTGGCCCATTTAAATATAGAAAAGGACCATTTAGCTAGGCTGCTGTAGCCATCATGTTTTTTAGAGGCTTTTCTATTTTACATGTTGGCTAAATCAAGAGATTTAGCATTTATTTTTAGCTAACCTGTAGGAGATGCTCtcaagttgttttgccaaactgttggaggctatttttCCTTGTTTTATCAAAATTATATGGATGCTAAGTTGAGATAGcaaactcttagagatgctcttaccacggtaaaaagttaaatatccccaaATTCGGCTATGCACGCACATAACTCTGCTCTTTCCTTTCCGAAGAGAAAACTGGTCAGTCCGATTCAGAGCTCCGCCGCGCGTGTCAGCCGATGGAGGAGCTGCAGGCTGCCGTGACGGCGCACCTGGACCAGGTGTCGGGCCTCGTGCAGGCGCTCTCCTCCGAGCTCCGCCGCGGCATGGGGCCCGCCGCTGACAACCTGCGCGGCTTCATCCGCGCCGTCGACTGGACGGTATTCTCTCCGGATCCCCTAATAGGAGTTAGGAGATCGCAACCGGATCACCAAGACCTTCCTTTCTTTCCTCTCTCACTCACTTCCAGAGCTGACAAATATCGTGCGATGCGACTGCGTTGTGCTTTGAATACGCTACTGTTTCAGGAACCATGGCTCATATGCTTGATGGCATTCCATGTGGTTCTGCTGCTGACTGCTGTAGGGTTCAGGAGGAATGCCAACTTCCAGCTATTCTTGTTATTTCTTGCTTGTGAGTCTTTTGTTCCTTCTGTTATTACTAATCATGCATTGCATATGCCAAGTACATCGTTGCTGAGGGAGAGAGTATACGATTCTGTCCGCATTCCACAGCAAGAATTGCCCGATGCCGATAAGTTTGTAGTTTCAAGTTTCGTCAGGACAATTTGTAATCCAGGACGGCGCGCTCTGCCACGGccacggggacggggatggggacgggGGCGACGCGTTCGGCTCCTCGCTTTTCTTCTGGCCGTTCTTGCCGCTCTTCTGGCCGCCGTTCCGGGTCccgggcggcggcgccggcgggacGGTGTCGTTCCCGTGGCCGTTCCCGGTGCCGGACTGGCTCGTGCCGTTCCTGCGGCCACCGTTCTTGCCATTCCCGCTCTACGAGCCGGCGCCGTAGCCACCGCCGCCGTTCTACCGCTTCCCGCCTTCCCAAGAAGCGGCCTGGAATCGTTTAACAAGAAGAGATAGGTGGTCCTCGCCTGCGTGCCTCGTCCTGGCGCGGCCCTCGCCTGCGCGCACCGCCAGGACCGTGGCCCCCCTCGCCACCTGACCCCGACCCCGGTGGCCATCGACATTGCTGCTGCCTGCTCCGGCCTTGGCGTCCGCCGATTTGCTAGTGTCCAGAATACCCGAGCTAGCTCCTTGGCGTCTCCTCGGGCCTGGAGGAAGCTTCTACGGATCTTGCTTGCAAGGTGTTCGAGGTTTTGCGGCAACAACATCCAGGCAAGGCCCACCGGTGATTTCCTGATCCCCTCCGGCAGGCCATGGGTTCAGCATCGGAATTGGCCTCCCGGATGGACTTTGATCTTGGGCTACAATTCCAAGATGAGGTCCACCGGCTCTACAAATCTCCGGTACACCATCCTCACCACTCCCCCGATGGCTCGTTCTTCCTTCTTGTCACCTTTCGGCGTCACTTGTTTCGTTTAACGGAAGATTCAGTTTCTCTGGCTTTACAATCTTGTTTGGGAGTCCGTGCTTTGGATTTCCATGTGACTTTTCTGAGCAATAATCATTTTCGGTTCTCTGTCTTTTCCAAACAAGTCGGATTCCATGTGTATAGACTTCGTAGAGTGATCACCTCTACCTTTGATCTATACTTCCACCTATGGAACAATGGCACGCCTCATTGGGAGCTTGAGAAACGTGCCTGGGAAGAAGAGCAGGAGAAAGAATGGACAAAAGTACTCTTTAAGAGATCCCAAAGGGAAGCTGTAAAGGCCTCCAAACCTCAAAAAAGAGTTAGTTTTGCTAAGAATTTGGTcgatcattctccccctaagcacTCTACGCAATCGTCAATTTGTTTTGGTGCTTTCTCTGCTCCTATCAAAGAATCCACAAATCTTCTATTTGGGAATACCAAATTTCAAATTGGCGGAGCCCATGATCGTGTTCTTCGGCCTGATTGCATGCAGCGTCCTCCCTGCATACAGCAGCCTGGAGAGGATTACACGCAATGTCCTCCTTGCATGCAGCGGCCTAGAGAGATTTCCGCGGCTGTTTCGGAAGATTCCCTCAATCAGCGCGGGACTAGGCCCTCTTTTCAAATTCCAAATCTGCTGTCTCTGGGCCTTTTTGCTCCCGTTGCTCAAGTTTGGGCCATATTAGCTCCAATTGTCCCTCTCGTATCCGATGCTGGAAATGCTCTAATTGGGGACATACTAGAAAGCATTGCCGATCACGTACCCGGCTCAATTAGGTCTGGCAATGAAAGTTTGACTGCACCAAAAATTTTGTTACGAATACTGCTCCCCACCTGGTTTGGAAACCAAAAATCCCAAAAGGCAAGGAAATTAAGCTGAACCTCGATTCTCGCATGGATCCCCCTAACCCTTCGCCTAACCAACCAGTTCAGCAAGGTCAGCATGCCCAGCAGGGCCCGGTGCAGCAACACCCAGGTCTGCAGCAGAATCAGCAGCTAGATGTGGACAACATGGAAGTAGATGAAGCTGATGATGACTGGCCAGCATGGAACCCTGCCGCGTTTGCTGCTGACAATGGTCAGGTGCTCCATCAGCATCCTCAGTTTCCTCAGGATCACCTTGATCTCGAGCTGTCAGGATCCTCTATGAGGTTTTTACATGGTGATGGGACAGACATCTCCCTTGACCATGTACTGGAGGGTATTTCAGTTGAGGATGGTAGTTCCTCGTCCAGTGATGCAAGCTCCACTTTGGTGGACAGAGCAAGGTTTGCTGCTGCACAGAAGAGGTGCACCAACATCTTGATTTTCAACAGAAAAGACATGCCTGATGAAGTATTCCACAGGGCCTCATTTTCTCAGGCCAATGACAACATGGGACCTATTGTGATTGACAGAGCTGTTCTGCAACCATCCCTCAACCTGTCCTCGCCAACGCTCGCTATCACAGGCATGGAGATTGTCCCCTGGAAGCCGGTCCTGCCTGCTCCAGCTCTCCAGCTATGGCCATCTGTTGTGGCGAGTCGTCGGGCAGCATGTGCTCAGCCAAGGTCCTCCTCTGTTATCATCCTGCCTTATCCTCGTGTCGAGCAAGTCCCAGCTACTTCTGGCTTGTCAGGTTTTGAATTTCAAAGTGAGCAAATTCAGCCCAGTCCATGTGGTGAAGCAGGCATGAGAGTATACCAACGTCGGAGGACTGCCATGCTCTCCCTGCCTGTGGCCTCGAGTAACACAATCTCGCCAGTGGTGGATGGCTCTGTTAGTCGCAGCACAAGGATGAACAACAACATGTCTCTACCCAATGTCTCTAGTAATCCTGCTACTCTGCTGGTGGACAGTACTGTGAGACGCAGCACAAGACTTAGTGACAAGGATGGCTTCCATGAGGTCAGGTTGGCTGGAAATCCATGCAAGAAGAGAAAGACATGTCCAGTACTGCTTGTCGAGCCTACGGGTCAAACTGGACCAATACCAATTGATATCCTGCAGGGCTGGGGTATCAATTGTGGAGTAGCTCCTGGAGAGTTATCCCAAGAAGTGCTGATGCAGGCGCCCTCTTCCAATCTGGTGGCCAATGATGAATCCTCTGATTAAGTTATCGCCAAGTGCTATGATCGTAAACTTTTGTAGAACGCCTAGGGCGGCAGTTTGCTCATTTTATCTTGTTACAGTCGTGTGGCCAGATTTTAAGTGTGTCCTTTGCTTTAACGTTACTATCTTTCCCTCTTTGGACACTACTATCAATCTTAGCATTTTCACTTATCTGGCTTCTACCTCTCTGTTGATCTTCATCCTCTCGATCAATATACCATCTGAAATGCAGCCCATCCTGATTATGCTAGTCATATCAGGAACTACCGTCTCCCTTTTATTGTTACATAATGGGTACACGTAACTGGACTATTTTTGTGCTGGAATGTTCGTGGGATCAATGCCACAGAGAAATGGGATGCGGTACGTGATAAAATCGAAGAGAGTGCTAGCTCAGTAATATGTTTGCAAGAAACGAAGAAAGAAACCTTTGATATATCCTTTATCAGAAAATTTGCACCGCGGCGTTTTGACCATTTTGATTATGTACCCTCGGTAGGAGCATCTGGGGGTATCCTTGTTCTCTGGAACAGTGCATTTTTTCAGGCATAGTCACTGATAAACAGAGCTTTGGTCTCACAGTTAGCTTCACTTCGACTCACACCAGCGAGACCTGGAAACTAACCAGTCTCATAGTCATGCTATATCTGACTCAGAGAATTGGATCTTCCTAGGAGATTTTAATTTCTACCGCTCTCTGAATAACCAAAATAGACCCGGTGGCAATCTTGCTGACACTTTTATTTTCAATGATGCGATTGGGCATCTTGGTTTAGTTGAGCTGCCTTCGAAGGGTCGGCATTCACTTGGAGCAATATGCAATCCGATCCGTTGCTTGAGCAACTTGATTGGTTCTTCACGTCCACCAACTGGACCATCGACTTCCCCAACACAGAGGTCCTCCCTTTAGCAAAGATCACTTCGGATCATATTCCATGCAAGGTGGTGATTAGCACAAAAATTCCTAGAGCTAATCTATTCCGTTTTGAGAATTTCTGGGCAGAGCAAGATGATTTCCTAGACACAGTATATGACTTGTGGACCTCTACGCCAGCTAACAGTGATGCTGCTCGTACCATCTCTTCCAAATTGAAGGCCCTAAGAGCCAGACTAAAGGATTGGAGCAAGCATTTATCAAATCTAAGAATGCTCATCAGCAACTGCAACCAAGTCATTGGTTTTCTAGATGCTTTGGAGGATATAAGAGGCCTTTTTAATCCAGAAGCAAACCTACGGGCTGTTGTCAAGAAACAACTTCAAATTTGGTTGCGATACAAGAATCTCTACTGGAGGAATCGTTACACAGTCAATAGAATaaagttgggcgatgagtgtaCAAAATTCTTCCATGGCATGGCTACTATTTCTTATAGAAGAAATTCTATTGCGCAGATCATGAATGACCAAGGCATTTGGATCCACGACCATGAAGGGAAGGCAGGCCTTCTCtggaaaaaaaagggcgtacccagtgcagagagctcccgctctgtgcggggtctggggaagggtgtcagtggcaagccttaccctcgtctgtgcaatgcgaggagaccgtgactcgaacccggaacctttcagtcacaggcggtaagactctaccgcttgcaccaggcccgcccttcacagGCCTTCTCTGGAACTCCTTCAGAAATCGCATGGGCACCACGTCATCACCTACTATGCTTTTTGACCTCTCTAGCTAatgtagacaaggcccaatcttctgataggtacgatagcgtcgattggtggagactcgacgttcacgatctaggcttcgaaccaagactgattcggaccctcacaaccgttacaccactgctccgttggttatcaaccacgcgaacgcgattgacctcgtcgagaaggctttcctgcaagcgaatcgagaatacaagtaagaacgggatgaacgcaatctgaaactacaaataaatatgaggcttatgataacgagaaggagttcaagtctttattcgaaaggactaatcgccacaggcgaacaagatcaagaacaggggcactggttcacagcaagcggccttggtggcACAGTTGCATCAAAaagacgtctgtttcacgaggaaatcaagaactaaacaaaacctaaaccctaagtaAAGCGacagctgctaattatagagtcttgggcgtcacccctccTGAACgcgcccaaacacgatacacggtccaacggaccaaaagacggtgtcgcaacaccctgacagattttggacgctgacttgtttcgacgattcccgttgattccgaagggcttttgacgtgagtccacttgcattggcttccttatctaattagctttccatccatatgtggatcgtcaaaaacggagccCAGACGcgccgtgtgaccagttttatgacagactggtcgtggaacccgagatgggctcgaacttgattttggcttccaccttggtgactcgaaccggatgagcttcgggtcttcttctcggttaggacaccctcgttgatctcctcgtcctctatctccaagcatggtcgtatgcatagagctcatgtcctcatcactagccTTGTCACGCCAGTGAACGACCTAGATTCTCTTGCTGCCCCAATTTTGCAGGAGGAGGTGGATTTGGTGGTGAAGTGTATGCTGGCTGACAAGGCTCCAGGCCCTAATGATTTTAATGGCCGTTTCCTAAAAAAGTGTTGGCAATTTATCAAATGTGATTTTTACTCCCTTTGCTCAAAGTTCTTCTTTTTAACGGCCGTTTCCTAAAAAAGTGTTGGCAATTTATCAAATGTGATTTTTACTCCCTTTGCTCAAAGTTCTTCTCGGGTCAGATTAATCTTGAATGCATCAACACTTCTTATATCACCCTGGTTCCTAAAAAGGACAGTCCAGAGACAGTAAATGATTTTCGCCCCATCTCCCTAATGAACATGTCGCTCAAGGTCATCACCAAGATTCTAGATGAGAGATTGCAGGCTGTCATCTTGAGAGTTGTTCATCAAAATCAATATGGTTTTATTCGCTCTCGCACGATTCAAGACTGCTTAGCATGGAGTTATGAGTTCACCAGTGCCATCAGTCGAAAAGAGAGATCATCATCCTAAAATTAGACTTCGAGAAAGCGTTTGATACAGTGGAACATTCAGCTATTATGCAAGTTATGGCTCACATGGGGTTCCCACAGAGATGGTTGGATTGGGTTCAAGCCATTTTTTCTTCAAGTTCATCTGCTGTCCTACTCAATGGCGTCCCGGGAAAATTTTTCAAGTGCAAGAGGGGTCCGTCAAGGCGATCCATTGTCGCCCCTCCTCTTTGTTATAGCGACTGAACTTCTGCAGATTTTAATCAACCGGGCTGCTGCTATGAATTTGCTCAGAGTTCCAATTCCACAACCAACTGGGGATTTTCCAATAGTTCAGTACGCTGACGATATGCTGATGATGTTGCAAGCTGATGCTAGACAGCTGATCTTTCTTAAGGCTTTGTTGCACAGCTTTTCAGAGTCAACCGGGCTTCAAGTAACTACAGTAAATCACATATGTACTCCATCAACGTCAATGAGGAGAAGATGGCCCATCTGGCAAACACATTGGGCTGTGATATTGGTTCTATGCCGTTCACGTATTTGGGTTTGCCCATGGTCACGACCAAGCCACACATTGAGGACTTCACCCCGATGATGGACAGAATAGAGAGGAGGCTCTCTGCGTGCTCCACATGGCTTTCTTACTCGGTTCGCTTGGAAATGGTTAACTCGGCTATAAccccctgaaagctctagtttggttttggtgaattgatgaaaccctaagtgctaacctagtttatcaagtgatcataacataggtaacacacttcaagtagaagaagctaatgaagatcatagcatgacaatggtgatggcatgacgatgatcaagggcttaaacttgaaatgaagaaagagaaaaacaaaaagctcaaggcaaatgtataaaccat
This genomic interval carries:
- the LOC136514509 gene encoding protein ALP1-like encodes the protein MDSEAEFNLLNEVVDSSSSDDDDELYIAAADIVATDIGNEPRYRGSVEGHRVLNRDRQSGHVRLYQDYFSDDPTYGPNYFRRRFRMRRHVFVRIMNAVEEHDDYFVQKRNAAGTLGISCLQKVVAAFRMIAYGVAADATDDYVRIGESTALESLRRFVRAVVHIFGHEYMRMPNEHDTARLLAIGEKRGFPGMLGSIDYMHWTWKNCPVAWQGMYVGHKKDPTIILEAVASKDLWIWHGFFGMAGSHNDINVLQRSPVFARLAEGEGPQVNYSINGNNYTMGYYLADGIYPSWATFVKTIPEPQGNKKKYFAKAQEACRKDVERAFGVLQARFAIVRRPARLWDEDTLGEIMNACIIMHNMIVEDEGDDEDDFNYDDMGEKVTVSHDSTPELDAFIQNYKNIKDKKTHTQLQADLIEHLWQNYPDLYNNTIND
- the LOC136514470 gene encoding uncharacterized protein encodes the protein MEELQAAVTAHLDQVSGLVQALSSELRRGMGPAADNLRGFIRAVDWTEPWLICLMAFHVVLLLTAVGFRRNANFQLFLLFLAYSGVYLAERMNRYLGEHWKSFTSRNYFDRSGVFISAVWSGPLIFISIVSVISSLIALCRLMVKWKRAELRHRARLARDKKD
- the LOC136514469 gene encoding uncharacterized protein, whose translation is MDPPNPSPNQPVQQGQHAQQGPVQQHPGLQQNQQLDVDNMEVDEADDDWPAWNPAAFAADNGQVLHQHPQFPQDHLDLELSGSSMRFLHGDGTDISLDHVLEGISVEDGSSSSSDASSTLVDRARFAAAQKRCTNILIFNRKDMPDEVFHRASFSQANDNMGPIVIDRAVLQPSLNLSSPTLAITGMEIVPWKPVLPAPALQLWPSVVASRRAACAQPRSSSVIILPYPRVEQVPATSGLSGFEFQSEQIQPSPCGEAGMRVYQRRRTAMLSLPVASSNTISPVVDGSVSRSTRMNNNMSLPNVSSNPATLLVDSTVRRSTRLSDKDGFHEVRLAGNPCKKRKTCPVLLVEPTGQTGPIPIDILQGWGINCGVAPGELSQEVLMQAPSSNLVANDESSD